A segment of the Candidatus Cloacimonas sp. genome:
GGTTTTGCTATGCGTTTGGCTAATTCCTTATAAGATATAGTTGTTCCGTAAGGAATCCGCATTGCTTCTTCCCAAACCATCAACTGAAATGGAGTTCCCGTTGCAAAAAAAGGAAGGTCAAATTCTTTGCTTTTGCCCTGAAAATAAAGATCTAACTGCCGGTAGATTTCTTTTTGCAAGGAACCAAAGGGCTTGCCGGATTTCTGGTTCACGCAGAAATTAACGCTCATAATGGTCTCTTCTTCAATCTCCAGCAGCAGATGGAAAAGTCCATCGGGACTGTTATAAAAGATTCGTTCAGACATATATACCTCCGGAGGGTTGACGTCCTCGTCAACCACCTCTCACGCTTTTTTTCTCTACCAAAATGTATGCGGTAACGAAAAGACCGGGTTACTATTGAACGACAAGGATGTCGTTCCTCCGGGTTGTTGACCTCCTGGTCAACCACTCTTTTTCTTATGAACGATGAGGACATCGTTCT
Coding sequences within it:
- a CDS encoding methylated-DNA--[protein]-cysteine S-methyltransferase; translation: MSERIFYNSPDGLFHLLLEIEEETIMSVNFCVNQKSGKPFGSLQKEIYRQLDLYFQGKSKEFDLPFFATGTPFQLMVWEEAMRIPYGTTISYKELAKRIAKPKASRAVGGALNKNPVSLLIPCHRVIGSDGSLKGYGGGLPIKQQLLKLEGAL